In a genomic window of Ruminococcus albus 7 = DSM 20455:
- a CDS encoding recombinase family protein, which translates to MRKSTKTNDGITAIYFRRSVSDKDKGNNSLSISAQKEECIRFVGECDYRIYCDDSKSGKDVMHRPAFMQMMSDAREGLISRIIVKKYDRFSRNMREYLNITDELDRYGVTVYSLSEPFNTETKEGRMMRNNLLNFAEFERETIAARVADAFQTKARETGFYQGGKVQFGYTPERRTINGKTGSVLVPSENAEAVRVAYDLYQHPENSLTDIIRYMTENGINASRPTPRTKTGISNLDRSHLSRILENPLYVRADKEVYRYFLSKGYEMLDDIEAYDGIHGLFIHAGLDDTHFVKVAYHEGLVPAETWLRVQDRKSHQSKFPTNGKAMNSWLVGMVKCACCGYAMHFNHCANRKGVCITASSTTASSR; encoded by the coding sequence ATGAGAAAATCAACTAAAACAAACGACGGTATCACGGCAATTTACTTTCGTCGATCCGTTAGTGACAAGGATAAGGGCAACAATTCGCTGTCCATATCCGCACAGAAGGAGGAGTGTATCAGATTTGTGGGCGAATGCGACTATCGTATCTACTGCGATGACAGCAAGTCGGGCAAAGATGTGATGCACCGTCCCGCATTTATGCAGATGATGAGCGATGCCCGTGAGGGGCTTATCAGCAGAATTATCGTGAAAAAGTATGACCGTTTCAGTAGAAATATGAGGGAATACTTGAATATCACGGACGAGCTTGACCGCTATGGTGTGACCGTCTACTCCCTCTCCGAGCCGTTCAATACGGAGACAAAAGAGGGGCGTATGATGCGAAACAATCTGCTAAACTTCGCAGAGTTTGAGCGTGAGACTATCGCTGCCCGTGTAGCCGATGCTTTCCAGACTAAGGCAAGAGAAACAGGATTCTATCAGGGCGGTAAAGTTCAGTTCGGCTACACTCCCGAAAGACGGACTATTAACGGCAAAACAGGCTCGGTGCTTGTTCCCTCGGAGAATGCGGAGGCGGTGCGTGTGGCGTATGACCTGTATCAGCATCCCGAAAACTCTCTGACCGATATTATCCGCTACATGACGGAGAACGGTATCAATGCTTCAAGACCGACACCACGCACGAAAACAGGCATTTCCAATCTTGACAGGTCGCACCTGAGCCGTATCCTTGAAAATCCGCTGTATGTGAGGGCTGACAAAGAGGTCTACCGCTATTTTCTTTCCAAAGGATATGAAATGCTTGACGATATTGAAGCCTATGACGGCATTCACGGCTTGTTTATCCACGCTGGGCTTGATGATACGCATTTCGTCAAGGTAGCATACCATGAGGGGCTTGTGCCTGCGGAAACGTGGCTGAGAGTGCAGGACAGGAAGTCGCACCAGAGCAAGTTCCCGACAAACGGCAAGGCTATGAACTCTTGGCTTGTGGGTATGGTGAAATGTGCCTGCTGCGGCTATGCGATGCACTTCAATCACTGTGCGAACAGAAAAGGTGTGTGTATCACCGCTTCATCGACTACGGCAAGTTCACGCTGA
- a CDS encoding serine hydrolase domain-containing protein has protein sequence MIRNFILKAIAVTLTLPILIAAPLQASAADTVLDNTEWSAFVEEKIEKDDPPGLAVTLVNGSEVGFKNWGYANIEEQTSVTEDTVFGIGSCSKAFTALSVFLLQEEGKLSVEDSVSDYLPWWIVTWNGASQDTKIWQLLEHCSGISNTTMMQYPVEDNTVSNEEIAHIAENIELVYEPETRFEYCNLGYDILAYITETVSGQPFEEYVTKEILQPIGMIHSGYHIPTTQGYRWLFLKLRPYDEPEFSLTSGDGGLRSTPKDMSLWIEAQLGHLELPEKLTNAITASQKAPDVYKIDMGNSMVQYNGWIDYDGFLYHTGTNANFSSFILVDKERDIGIFSVSNVWTFIADYAGNSLYQVMKGEQINREQFELLDPCSTMDKVSSCITIVSLIGIILVLFMMFTQRKRLDKKQTDLAKEKKRLCKQCCILVPLLVLTPLLPRIAVSIAGYGFASYKMIGVWFPYSFLIAFAVLSVMILMMIISSVTRYFTVKKFK, from the coding sequence ATGATCAGAAATTTCATACTGAAAGCAATAGCAGTAACTCTTACGCTGCCTATTCTGATCGCAGCACCGCTTCAGGCATCTGCTGCGGATACCGTCTTGGATAATACGGAGTGGAGTGCTTTTGTTGAAGAAAAAATAGAGAAAGATGATCCGCCCGGACTTGCCGTTACTTTGGTGAACGGCTCGGAGGTCGGTTTCAAGAATTGGGGATATGCCAATATCGAGGAGCAAACTTCCGTAACTGAGGACACTGTGTTCGGCATCGGCTCATGCTCAAAAGCATTTACTGCACTGTCTGTATTTCTATTGCAGGAGGAGGGTAAGCTCTCGGTTGAGGACAGCGTATCGGACTACCTGCCGTGGTGGATCGTGACTTGGAACGGAGCATCGCAGGATACGAAGATATGGCAGCTTCTTGAACACTGTTCGGGCATTTCCAACACAACGATGATGCAGTATCCGGTCGAAGACAACACAGTTTCCAATGAGGAAATAGCCCACATTGCCGAAAACATCGAGCTTGTCTATGAACCCGAAACGAGGTTTGAATACTGTAATCTCGGCTATGACATTCTTGCATATATCACAGAAACCGTCAGCGGTCAGCCCTTTGAAGAATACGTCACAAAGGAAATATTGCAGCCGATCGGAATGATACACAGCGGATATCATATTCCGACAACACAGGGCTACCGCTGGTTATTCCTGAAACTTAGGCCATACGATGAACCTGAATTTTCGCTGACTTCGGGTGACGGCGGTCTGCGTTCCACACCGAAGGATATGTCGCTATGGATAGAAGCACAGCTCGGACATTTGGAGCTGCCGGAAAAACTAACAAACGCTATTACTGCTTCACAAAAAGCTCCCGATGTGTACAAGATCGACATGGGTAACAGTATGGTACAGTATAACGGATGGATAGATTATGACGGCTTTTTGTATCACACGGGAACGAACGCAAATTTCAGCTCTTTCATTCTTGTCGATAAAGAACGGGACATCGGCATTTTCTCCGTTTCAAACGTGTGGACATTCATAGCAGATTATGCAGGCAACTCACTTTATCAAGTCATGAAGGGCGAACAGATCAACAGAGAACAGTTTGAACTGTTAGATCCTTGCTCGACTATGGATAAGGTATCGTCTTGTATCACAATCGTTAGTTTGATCGGTATTATTCTGGTGCTTTTTATGATGTTTACGCAGAGAAAGCGCCTTGACAAGAAGCAGACAGACCTTGCAAAAGAGAAGAAAAGACTATGCAAACAATGTTGCATTCTGGTGCCGCTGCTTGTATTGACCCCCCTGCTCCCCAGAATAGCAGTCAGCATCGCAGGTTATGGCTTTGCAAGCTACAAAATGATCGGTGTGTGGTTTCCGTACTCTTTCCTGATCGCATTTGCCGTGCTGAGTGTGATGATCCTTATGATGATCATTTCAAGTGTTACTCGGTACTTTACTGTCAAGAAGTTCAAATGA
- a CDS encoding leucine-rich repeat domain-containing protein, with amino-acid sequence MKKKVLALSAAITMILGTGGVFPKAKLDFSSLISVYSWETNEGYEYEVINRDTICITGYSGYDAEIIIPDKIDGKKVTSLGENSFRYTGIKSITIPDGVKSIGENAFDNCEYLTSITIPESVEKIEGYTFWGCDNLESITLPNSITSIGQCAFGGCKSLTSITIPYSVTNIGDYALGYKMLLRFDEYEKLPNFKIYCYKDAQHITLSTLKNTEIQHFFKC; translated from the coding sequence ATGAAAAAGAAAGTATTAGCCTTATCAGCTGCTATAACTATGATTTTGGGTACTGGAGGAGTATTTCCAAAGGCTAAATTGGATTTTAGTTCATTGATTTCAGTATACAGTTGGGAAACTAATGAGGGTTATGAATATGAAGTGATTAATCGCGATACGATTTGTATCACAGGATATAGTGGTTATGATGCAGAAATAATAATACCTGATAAAATAGATGGTAAAAAAGTTACTAGCTTAGGGGAAAATTCTTTTAGGTATACCGGAATTAAAAGCATAACGATACCCGATGGCGTAAAGAGTATAGGGGAAAATGCTTTTGATAATTGCGAATACCTGACAAGCATAACTATTCCAGAAAGTGTAGAGAAAATAGAAGGCTATACTTTTTGGGGTTGTGATAATCTGGAGAGCATAACGTTACCCAATAGCATAACTAGCATAGGGCAATGTGCTTTTGGCGGCTGCAAAAGCCTGACAAGTATTACTATACCATATAGCGTTACAAATATTGGAGATTATGCTTTAGGATATAAAATGTTATTAAGGTTTGATGAATATGAGAAACTCCCCAATTTCAAAATTTATTGCTACAAAGACGCCCAACACATCACCTTATCAACACTAAAAAATACCGAAATTCAGCATTTTTTCAAATGCTGA
- a CDS encoding plasmid mobilization relaxosome protein MobC, translating into MSIFKKSGEVDFTEPPETSEGESPPQDTEPSEVRKHLITFRVNDMELEAINRRYAETSFKSRGDFCRYSALIVMNVEEDTEDIKQIARYISSISNSFNQVAHRVNKGGKLYDEDISDMKARLEEVWRLLVSIRSTREHTVQLLISATRTKPQTANMLLATCAYLLHVEHQNSSKISESVSAQDEAEASVST; encoded by the coding sequence ATGTCAATATTCAAAAAATCGGGCGAGGTAGATTTCACTGAACCGCCCGAAACCAGCGAGGGCGAATCACCACCGCAGGACACCGAGCCGAGCGAGGTACGCAAGCACCTGATTACTTTCAGAGTGAACGACATGGAACTTGAAGCAATCAACCGCCGATATGCGGAAACATCGTTCAAAAGCCGTGGCGATTTTTGCAGGTATTCTGCACTCATCGTGATGAATGTTGAGGAAGATACCGAGGACATAAAGCAGATAGCGAGGTACATATCGTCTATCTCCAATTCGTTCAATCAGGTAGCCCACCGTGTCAATAAAGGCGGAAAACTTTACGATGAAGATATTTCCGATATGAAAGCGAGATTAGAGGAAGTTTGGCGATTACTCGTATCCATACGATCCACACGGGAACATACGGTGCAATTGCTTATATCTGCAACCCGGACAAAACCGCAGACGGCAAATATGTTGTTAGCAACCTGTGCGTATCTTCTCCATGTGGAGCATCAGAACAGTTCAAAAATATCCGAGAGTGTGTCGGCACAGGACGAAGCCGAAGCGAGTGTCAGCACATAA
- a CDS encoding glycosyltransferase yields the protein MKSISVIIPAHNEEKYVARCIRSIKAAVKYYGGQVEIIVVCNRCTDRTAEIAEKHGAKVISNGDRCIAKVRNAGIINATGDIIVTIDCDNRMTKGTLKEIAFLLDTGKYIGGGAPIRFERYSVPLYLNDLLCRVSFAVTGLYCGIFWAEKSTFQAIGGFVEKKAMEDAATAKLLKAYGKRKGKKYTVLHKNVLINSTRKYDDMGDWLYLKLMLCNIGIFIRAALGDKRGLDKLLDKLFYDYNG from the coding sequence TCCATAAAAGCCGCCGTAAAGTATTACGGCGGTCAGGTGGAGATCATCGTTGTCTGCAATCGCTGTACTGACAGGACTGCAGAGATCGCAGAGAAACATGGTGCAAAGGTCATTTCCAACGGTGACAGGTGTATTGCCAAGGTCAGAAACGCAGGGATCATTAATGCGACTGGCGATATTATTGTGACCATAGACTGCGATAACCGTATGACGAAAGGAACGCTGAAAGAGATCGCTTTTTTGCTGGACACAGGCAAATATATCGGCGGCGGAGCGCCGATCCGCTTTGAGCGATATTCTGTTCCTCTGTATCTGAATGATCTGCTGTGTAGAGTGTCTTTTGCTGTCACGGGACTGTACTGTGGTATCTTCTGGGCTGAGAAATCAACATTTCAGGCAATAGGCGGATTTGTGGAAAAGAAAGCTATGGAAGATGCTGCGACTGCCAAGCTATTGAAAGCATATGGTAAGCGTAAAGGAAAGAAATATACCGTTCTGCATAAAAACGTACTTATCAATTCCACAAGAAAATACGATGATATGGGTGACTGGCTCTATCTGAAGCTGATGCTCTGCAATATCGGCATTTTTATCAGGGCTGCCCTCGGTGACAAGCGTGGGCTTGACAAGCTGCTTGATAAGCTGTTTTATGATTACAACGGTTAG
- a CDS encoding relaxase/mobilization nuclease domain-containing protein, with protein sequence MCVSSPCGASEQFKNIRECVGTGRSRSECQHIIQSFAPGEVTPERALLIGQELCKALFNDKYQYVLAVHCDHEHIHNHIIVNNVNFYTGKTFETEHNQGKIPDRAWSKLRTISDELCRKHGLSIIENPHLSKGKSHWEWELDQQNLSWKEQLKRAIDEVIKVSEDFEDFLAKCADFGILVDYNPDHKIDLKFMLAEQKERNSRAKFTRAKTPEQITHSRVRSVKP encoded by the coding sequence CTGTGCGTATCTTCTCCATGTGGAGCATCAGAACAGTTCAAAAATATCCGAGAGTGTGTCGGCACAGGACGAAGCCGAAGCGAGTGTCAGCACATAATACAATCGTTTGCTCCGGGGGAAGTCACTCCCGAACGTGCTTTGCTTATCGGGCAGGAACTTTGCAAGGCACTTTTCAATGACAAGTATCAGTATGTGCTTGCCGTCCATTGCGACCATGAACATATCCACAATCACATCATCGTGAACAATGTGAACTTCTACACGGGCAAGACCTTTGAAACCGAGCATAATCAGGGCAAAATTCCCGACCGAGCGTGGAGCAAACTCCGCACGATTTCGGACGAACTATGCAGGAAACACGGACTTTCTATCATCGAAAATCCGCATCTTTCAAAGGGTAAAAGCCATTGGGAGTGGGAGCTTGACCAACAGAATTTGTCGTGGAAAGAACAGCTTAAACGAGCCATTGACGAGGTTATCAAGGTCAGTGAGGACTTTGAGGATTTCCTTGCGAAATGTGCCGATTTCGGAATACTTGTGGACTACAATCCCGACCATAAAATCGACCTGAAATTTATGCTTGCCGAGCAGAAAGAACGCAATTCGAGGGCGAAATTCACAAGAGCGAAAACGCCCGAACAGATTACGCACAGCAGAGTGCGGAGCGTAAAGCCCTGA